The following are from one region of the Takifugu rubripes chromosome 12, fTakRub1.2, whole genome shotgun sequence genome:
- the LOC115251695 gene encoding piggyBac transposable element-derived protein 4-like, giving the protein MPLKLFHTYSRLLRFDDRESRPARRVTDKLAAIREVWDKWVERLPYLYNPGPDVTVDEQLVPFRGRCPFRQYMPSKPAKYGIKSWVACDAKSSYAWRMQIYTGKPTSGCPEKNQGMRVVLDVTEGLRGYNVTCDNFFTSYELGQQLLKRKITMVGTVRKNKPELPPALLASKKRERSSHQSLPSCPPPL; this is encoded by the exons ATGCCACTCAAACTCTTTCACACCTACTCAAGACTGCTACGATTTGATGACCGTGAGTCAAGACCAGCAAGACGTGTGACAGACAAACTTGCAGCCATAAGAGAGGTCTGGGACAAGTGGGTGGAGCGGCTGCCCTATCTCTACAATCCAGGGCCTGACGTAACAGTGGATGAGCAACTGGTTCCATTTAGAG GTCGTTGTCCTTTCCGGCAGTATATGCCCAGCAAGCCAGCAAAATATGGGATCAAGTCATGGGTGGCTTGTGATGCCAAATCAAGCTATGCTTGGAGAATGCAAATCTATACCGGGAAGCCGACCAGTGGATGCCCAGAGAAGAACCAGGGGATGCGAGTTGTGCTTGATGTGACAGAGGGACTGAGGGGTTACAATGTGACATGTGATAATTTCTTCACCTCTTATGAACTCggacagcagctcctgaagaGGAAGATCACCATGGTTGGTACAGTTCGAAAGAACAAgcctgagctcccacctgcaCTGCTTGCATCAAAGAAAAGAGAGCGGTCCTCTCATCAAAGTTTGCCTTCATGCCCACCACCACTCTAG
- the ssr2 gene encoding translocon-associated protein subunit beta: MAGSLCWERSSRRWPLDTSEQRGDLCAHAPLRFFFKLRENHRTMRKEVHVFVLLALLGLSVAEEGARLLASKSLLNRYAVEGRDLTLQYNIYNVGSSAALEVELSDDSFPPEDFGIVSGMLNVKWERIAPASNVSHTVVLRPLKAGYFNFTSASVSYVAQEGGEVVVGFTSAPGQGGILAQREFDRRFSPHYLDWAAFGVMTLPSIGIPLLLWYSSKRKYDSPKTKKN; the protein is encoded by the exons ATGGCA GGGTCACTGTGCTGGGAGCGCTCTTCCCGGAGGTGGCCCTTGGACACGTCAGAACAGCGAGGGGATCTTTGTGCGCATGCTCCGCTCAGGTTCTTTTTCAAACTCCGGGAGAACCACAGAACG ATGAGGAAGGAAGTGCATGTGTTCgtgctcctggctctgctggggCTGTCCGTGGCCGAAGAGGGGGCACGTCTACTGGCCTCTAAATCCCTGCTGAACCGGTATGCTGTGGAGGGCCGCGACCTCACCCTCCAGTACAACATCTATAATGTGGGATCCAG CGCTGCTCTGGAAGTGGAACTGTCGGACGATTCGTTTCCCCCTGAAGATTTTGGGATTGTTTCTGGAATGCTGAACGTCAAATGGGAAAGAATTGCACC AGCCAGTAATGTCTCCCACACTGTCGTGTTGCGCCCCCTAAAGGCCGGATACTTCAACTTCACCTCTGCGTCGGTCAGCTACGTGgcccaggagggaggagaagttGTG GTTGGCTTCACTAGTGCACCCGGCCAGGGAGGCATCCTGGCTCAGAGGGAATTTGACCGTCGTTTTTCACCACACTAT CTGGACTGGGCTGCGTTCGGAGTGATGACGTTACCCTCCATCGGTATCCCGCTGCTCCTCTGGTACTCCAGCAAGAGGAAGTATGATTCCCCAAAGACGAAGAAGAACTGA
- the agr2 gene encoding anterior gradient protein 2 homolog: MIRAALSAFLVLVVACTDGKYIPKTGKRIPQTLSRGWGDQLIWAQTYEEALYWSRSRNKPLMVIFHLEDCPHSQALKKSFADEVELQRSIDEEFIVLNLVYETTDKHLSPDGQYVPRIIFVDPSMTVRADITGRYSNKMYAYETGDIRLLMSNMKKAKKLLKSEL, encoded by the exons ATGATCCGAGCAGCGTTGTCAGCCTTCCTGGTCTTGGTGGTGGCGTGCACTGATGGCAAATACATCCCAAAGACTGGCAAGAGGATCCCTCAGACTCTGTCCAGAG GTTGGGGAGATCAGCTGATCTGGGCTCAGACCTACGAAGAGGCTCTGTACTGGTCCAGGTCCCG CAACAAGCCTCTGATGGTCATCTTCCACCTGGAGGACTGTCCACACAGCCAGG CCCTGAAGAAGAGTTTTGCTGATGAGGTCGAGCTTCAAAGATCAATCGATGAAGAATTTATTGTCCTAAATCTGGTG TATGAAACAACAGACAAGCACCTCTCCCCTGATGGACAGTATGTCCCCAGAATCATTTTTGTTG ACCCCTCGATGACGGTCAGGGCTGACATCACCGGCCGCTACTCCAACAAGATGTACGCGTATGAAACAGGGGACATCAGACTCT TGATGAGCAACATGAAGAAAGCCAAAAAGCTCCTGAAGTCTGAGCTGTGA